In Marinicauda algicola, one DNA window encodes the following:
- the rplA gene encoding 50S ribosomal protein L1 translates to MAKVAKRIAAAREGIDPRKLYTLDEAVKLVKERATAKFDETVEIAVNLGVDPRHADQMVRGVVSLPNGTGRSVRVAVFAKGPKADEAQKAGADVVGAEDLVEQIQAGNINFDKVIATPDMMPLVGRLGKVLGPRGMMPNPKVGTVTMDVAKAVQDSKGGAVEFRVEKNGIVHCGVGKASFGEKALSENIRALLDALLKAKPSGAKGQYVKKIALSSTMGPGVRIDTSEASATAAAA, encoded by the coding sequence ATGGCGAAAGTTGCAAAACGTATCGCGGCGGCCCGCGAGGGAATCGACCCGCGCAAGCTCTACACGCTCGACGAGGCGGTGAAGCTGGTCAAGGAACGGGCGACGGCGAAGTTCGACGAGACGGTCGAGATCGCCGTCAATCTCGGTGTCGACCCGCGTCACGCCGACCAGATGGTGCGCGGCGTGGTCTCGCTGCCGAACGGCACCGGCCGCTCGGTGCGCGTGGCCGTGTTCGCCAAGGGCCCGAAGGCCGACGAGGCCCAGAAGGCCGGTGCCGACGTGGTCGGCGCGGAGGACCTGGTCGAGCAGATCCAGGCCGGCAACATCAATTTCGACAAGGTCATCGCCACCCCGGACATGATGCCGCTCGTCGGGCGCCTGGGTAAGGTGCTCGGCCCGCGCGGCATGATGCCGAACCCGAAGGTCGGCACGGTGACCATGGACGTCGCCAAGGCGGTGCAGGATTCCAAGGGTGGCGCGGTCGAGTTCCGCGTCGAGAAGAACGGCATCGTGCACTGCGGCGTCGGCAAGGCGAGCTTCGGTGAGAAGGCGCTGAGCGAGAACATCCGCGCCCTGCTCGATGCGCTCCTGAAGGCCAAGCCGTCGGGCGCCAAGGGCCAGTACGTGAAGAAGATCGCGCTCAGCTCCACGATGGGGCCGGGCGTCAGGATCGACACCTCAGAAGCGTCCGCGACCGCCGCGGCTGCCTGA
- the rplK gene encoding 50S ribosomal protein L11, which translates to MAKKITGYINLQVPAGAANPSPPIGPALGQRGVNIMEFCKAFNAKTQEMEKGIPIPTTITVYQDKSFTFVTKTPPASFLLKKAAGVQKGSGETGKGFIGKVTRTQCREIAETKMKDLNAVDLDAATRIIEGSARSMGLEVTE; encoded by the coding sequence ATGGCGAAGAAGATCACAGGTTACATCAACCTGCAGGTTCCCGCCGGCGCGGCCAACCCGTCGCCGCCGATCGGTCCGGCGCTGGGTCAGCGCGGCGTGAACATCATGGAATTCTGCAAGGCGTTCAACGCGAAGACCCAGGAGATGGAGAAGGGGATCCCGATCCCCACGACCATCACGGTCTACCAGGACAAGTCCTTCACCTTCGTCACGAAGACGCCGCCGGCGAGCTTCCTTCTGAAGAAGGCGGCCGGCGTGCAGAAGGGTTCGGGCGAGACCGGCAAGGGCTTCATCGGCAAGGTGACGCGCACCCAGTGCCGCGAAATCGCCGAGACCAAGATGAAGGATCTCAACGCGGTCGATCTCGACGCGGCCACCAGGATCATCGAGGGCTCCGCGCGCTCGATGGGCCTCGAAGTGACGGAGTAA